A single genomic interval of Rhododendron vialii isolate Sample 1 chromosome 3a, ASM3025357v1 harbors:
- the LOC131318491 gene encoding inactive protein RESTRICTED TEV MOVEMENT 2-like has protein sequence MKPPTNTAAKGAATEPAPADAKAGDAMPTYDDFEPFCGWRREEGKETLVVHVPEFKRGQMKVHLSNRGTLRITGERPIDGTKWSRFAKEIKVPKNCNPNEITAKFTDTGLLHIIMPKKTSVELETKQDQPIQVVPEQQGQAQDQNAPPKTKGTQGQVAEESRKVFSVAKQTIIRDRKVEMGVALVVVVAVVVALGAFATYKYTRPAPNV, from the exons ATGAAGCCTCCAACAAATACAGCTGCTAAGGGCGCCGCAACTGAGCCCGCCCCGGCGGATGCCAAAGCCGGAGATGCAATGCCGACATACGACGATTTCGAACCTTTCTGCGGTTGGCGGAGAGAGGAAGGGAAAGAAACCCTTGTGGTCCATGTCCCTG AATTCAAGAGAGGGCAAATGAAAGTCCATCTCAGCAACCGTGGCACCCTAAGGATCACCGGAGAGCGCCCGATTGACGGCACGAAATGGAGTCGTTTCGCAAAGGAAATCAAAGTTCCAAAGAACTGCAACCCAAATGAAATCACTGCAAAGTTCACCGATACTGGCCTTCTCCATATTATTATGCCCAAAAAAACTTCAGTAGAGTTAGAGACCAAGCAAGATCAACCCATACAAGTAGTACCTGAACAACAGGGTCAGGCTCAGGATCAGAACGCACCGCCGAAAACCAAAGGGACTCAAGGTCAAGTGGCTGAGGAATCAAGAAAGGTATTTTCGGTGGCGAAGCAGACCATAATCAGGGATCGGAAGGTGGAGATGGGTGTTGcactagtggtggtggtagctgTCGTGGTGGCTCTTGGTGCTTTTGCAACGTACAAGTATACAAGGCCGGCGCCTAATGTTTAG